A portion of the Haliaeetus albicilla chromosome 5, bHalAlb1.1, whole genome shotgun sequence genome contains these proteins:
- the LOC104317943 gene encoding signal recognition particle subunit SRP54 isoform X1, with product MVLADLGRKITSALRSLSNATIINEEVLNAMLKEVCTALLEADVNIKLVKQLRENVKSAIDLEEMASGLNKRKMIQHAVFKELVKLVDPGVKAWTPTKGKQNIIMFVGLQGSGKTTTCSKLAYFYQRKGWKTCLICADTYRAGAFDQLKQNATKARIPFYGSYTEMDPVIIASEGVEKFKNENFEIIIVDTSGRHKQEDSLFEEMLQVANAIQPDNIVYVMDASIGQACEAQAKAFKDKVDVASVIVTKLDGHAKGGGALSAVAATKSPIIFIGTGEHIDDFEPFKTQPFISKLLGMGDIEGLIDKVNELKLDDNEALIEKLKHGQFTLRDMYEQFQNIMKMGPFSQILGMIPGFGTDFMSKGNEQESMARLKKLMTIMDSMNDQELDSTDGAKVFSKQPGRIQRVARGSGVSTRDVQELLTQYTKFAQMVKKMGGIKGLFKGGDMSKNVNPSQLAKLNQQMAKMMDPRVLHHMGGMAGLQSMMRQFQQGAAGNMKGMMGFNNM from the exons ATGGTTCTAGCAGatcttggaagaaaaataacttcagcGCTACGCTCACTGAGCAATGCTACAATTATCAATGAAGAG GTTTTAAATGCTATGTTAAAAGAAGTATGTACAGCATTACTGGAAGCTGATGTTAATATTAAACTTGTGAAGCAACTCAGAGAAAATGTCAA GTCTGCAATTGATCTTGAAGAAATGGCATCTGGccttaacaaaagaaaaatgattcagCATGCTGTCTTTAAGGAACTTGTTAAG CTTGTAGATCCTGGAGTCAAAGCATGGACACCtaccaaaggaaaacagaatattATAATGTTTGTTGGTTTGCAAGGAAGTGGTAAAACAACGACCTGTTCAAAG TTAGCATACTTCTATCAGAGGAAAGGTTGGAAGACGTGTTTAATATGCGCAGACACATACAGAGCAG GTGCTTTTGACCAGTTAAAGCAGAATGCCACAAAAGCAAGAATTCCCTTTTACGGGAG TTATACAGAAATGGATCCTGTAATTATTGCCTCAGAAGGTGTTGAGAAGTTTAAGAatgaaaactttgaaataaTCATTGTTGATACAAGTGGACGTCACAAACAGGAAGACTCTCTGTTTGAAGAAATGTTACAAGTTGCTAATGCCATA CAACCAGATAACATTGTTTATGTGATGGATGCTTCCATTGGCCAAGCTTGTGAAGCTCAAGCTAAAGCTTTCAAAGATAAAGTAGATGTAGCTTCTGTTATTGTTACTAAGCTTGATGGACATGCAAAAGGAGGTGGAGCTCTTAGTGC AGTTGCTGCCACAAAGAGtcctattatttttattggaaCTGGCGAACACATAGATGACTTTGAACCCTTTAAAACACAGCCTTTCATCAGCAAACTTCTCG gtaTGGGTGATATTGAAGGATTGATAGATAAAGTAAATGAGTTAAAGTTGGATGATAATGAAGCACTCATAGAAAAGCTCAAACATG GTCAATTTACGTTAAGAGATATGTATGAACAATTCCAAAACATCATGAAAATGGGACCATTCAGTCAGATCTTG ggTATGATCCCTGGTTTTGGAACTGACTTCATGAGTAAAGGCAATGAACAGGAATCAATGGCAAGGCTAAAGAAACTGATGACTATAATGGACAGTATGAATGACCAAG AACTTGACAGTACAGATGGTGCCAAAGTTTTCAGTAAGCAGCCAGGAAGAATCCAAAGAGTAGCAAGAGGTTCAGGTGTTTCTACCAGAGATGTTCAGGAGCTTTTGACCCAATACACTAAGTTTGCACAGATGGTGAAAAAGATGGGAGGCATCAAAGGGCTtttcaaag gtggtGATATGTCAAAGAATGTAAACCCATCTCAGCTGGCCAAACTGAATCAGCAGATGGCAAAGATGATGGATCCAAGAGTTCTTCATCATATGG GTGGCATGGCAGGATTGCAGTCAATGATGAGACAGTTTCAACAAGGTGCTGCTGGGAATATGAAAGGCATGATGGGATTCAATAATATGTAA